The genomic interval GCAGTAGAAGAAACTCCATCTGCAGAAAGTGTGGAACCAGAAGTAGTAACGAGGCATTTAGCAAATTTCGaggaacaattttttctttattgtgataaagaattgaagaaaattaatactttttacgCGGAAAAACTAGCCGAAGCCACTAGAAAATTCGCAAGTTTAAATAGCGAACTAAAGGATTccataaatcaaataaattttccgaaaaagaaaaatttaaacaaaaagagCGTCCCTACAAGAAAAATACAAGAATTAAAACTAGCATTTAGCGAATTTTATCTGagtttaattttattacaaaattatcaaaCTTTGAATCATACGGGGTTtagaaaaatcttgaaaaaacacGATAAGGTAAGAAtattaattaactaattaaattcgaaatggggaattttataaataatttcagttattaTCAACTGATATCGGGGTAAAATGGCGAGAGGAGCACGTCGAAACTtcgcattttttcataaataaggatatagataaattgataaatgaCACTGAAAATGCCGTAACCAATGAACTAGAAGGAGGCGACAGACAAAGGGCAATGAAACGGTTAAGAGTACCTCCTTTGGGGGAGCAACAATCACCGTGGACAACTTTCAAAGTCGGTCTCTTTTCTGGttcttttatagttttattaatcGCCGTTGTACTATCAGgtatatgtttcaaaatatttgttttatctaataatatatgggaattggttgataaaaaaaattattactgttAATGTTATAAAgatttagagaaaaattatcaacaaactGATAACaatttgtcatatttttgagtatatttttcaatatttacactTACAAATTTGATTTCTACTATCAATTCCATATCAGATGATCCTCCATAATATAATTTACGGTCTTCAATCCATTAAATTCATCTAATTTATTGAAGTTATTAAATTGTATTATATACAGGGCTTCAACTAAAATTTTTTCAGCTGTTTTCCACGATGGTTCAACAGAGAATTTAAAAATAGCCTTCCGGTTATACAGAGGTCCGTTACTAATAATTGAACTGTTATTTTTGATTGGAGTCAATATATACGGATGGCGTTCATCAGGGGTGAACCACGTACTTATCTTTGAATTGGATCCAAGGAATCACCTATCTGAACAACACCTGATGGAATTGGCGGCAATATTCGGAGTAGTATGGGCGTTGAGTTTGTTGAATTTTCTCTATAGCGCTAGTTTGAGTATACCGCCTTACGTGAACCCACTAGCTTTGGTTGTCATCATGTTTGTATTCCTAACGAATCCTTTGAAAGTTTTTAGACACGAAGCGAgattttggtttttgaaaatttgcgtaagtttacattttttttttatttctaaaactaCATGATTACGATTTCAGGGAAGGATGTTTGGATCGCCATTCTTTCACGTAGGATTCGCCGATTTTTGGCTCGCCGATCAACTCAACAGTCTAGCAACTGCTTTCTTAGATTTCCAATTTCTAGCTTGTTTTTATATTACTAACGGAAATTGGCTCGAAGCCGGAGGTAAAAACACAgtagtttagcgttttcgagaTAGTAGAATCCATTTTACATAAACGTTTCGTTTTAGATACTACCCATTGTATGGAAACCAATTATATAATTAGACCGATAGTTAATTGCATTCCGGCCTGGTTGAGATTCGCTCAATGTTTAAGAAGATACTACGATTCAAAAGATGCTTTTCCTCATTTAGTCAACGCTGGAAAATATTCAACTACCTTTCTGGTCGTGATTTTTTCTACCctcaaaaaagtttataaagGTATAACTTTCGTTTGGTTTCATTGTGTtggaatattgaatttaaaaatttcataaaatctcGGTTGGTTCTGATCATTTTTAATAGTActagatatcaattttttggttcATATAATCGTTACATTAATATAAAATCGACATATCTATggtaaatttcataatttataggTTAAATATCGATTCGGTACTAGATATCGATTTTCTTGgctcaaaaaatcgattcttcGAAATTATATCAACATATCTATTGTGATCTTCAtacttttttgatataataatgaGTTGGTACTAGATATCGATATTTTAGGTTCAGATAATCGATGCTTcgatataaaattgacatatctattgtaaattttataatttttaggttaaatatcgattttattgaCTCTAATAATCGATTCATGAATTTAAAATAGACGtatctttattaaatttaataatttccaagTGAAATATCGATTCGgtactagaaataaattttttgtttctaaagaTAGATTCCTCCTTttagttcaatattttgatttgatattgtataattttccgcaaaaaatcgattatttcatattaaatcgCCACTTCTACTTTATACATTCAAAGAAAATATCGATTCCGTACtaaatattgatgttttttgttttaaaataatcgattctttaAACCTAtttcgtcatttttatttcttacttCTCTGgtaaaatatagatttttcgattgaaataaaaatagattctTTGATCTTGAATAACAAGATTTACttaatatttcatacatttGGGATGAAATATCGATTCGCTACTACAAATCGATGTtttcttctgtttaaaaaaatctattcttCCATTTCATATCGCCATTCTTATTTCTATGGTTATGTTGGGAAATTTATCGATTCTACCATGTTGGAATCGATTTTATGTTTCGTGTTCAAACAGTAATGATTTTTAGACGACTATGCATCATCTTCGGAAAATCCCTACATGTTCCTGTGGATAGCTTCCCAAGTCTTAAGTTCGACTTACGCCTATATGTGGGACATCAAAATGGATTGGGGCTTATTCGATAAATCCGCCGGAGAAAATAGATTCCTTAGAGAAGAAACAGTATACTCTTCGaaggtatataaataaaaaattacaaaatcgCCAAATTAATCGAATCAATTCTTTCAGGTGTTTTATTATTTCGCCATCATAGAAGATTTCGTTTTACGTTTCGTATGGACAATTTCCTTGTACCTTACGGAATACGGTTACGTCAGCAGCGACATAATGACGTCAATATTGGCGATATTGGAAGTGTTTCGACGTTTCGTATGGAATTTTTTCCGTTTGGAAAACGAACATTTGAATAATTGCGGTCAATTTAGGGCGGTTCGAGATATATCGGTAGCGCCGATCGATTCTTCCGatcaaatacaaataataaggATGATGGATAAAGAAGACGGCGTAACGAACAGAGAAAGAGGTAAAAGGAAGAATAACaacaagaaaaaagaagataaaaaaccTCTGTTACAAGATGAAActataatgaattttaaatcGATACCGTTATCGGCTGTGGTATGATTAATCcattccaaaaatataattttatactttatttcTATACGTTTTacgtatttatatatatatatacaggatgtttaatcaaaatttcgttttttttctcTAGACAAATTCGTTGATCAGAAAATAGCAATCGACAAGTATATAGGGGATCAATATATGATGaatgttttttctaatttatatttataaatttttttaaacttatatagtaatatcaaaatcacaattttctttttacgGTTCAAACGTTTTACTTAAACCGGCCCAATGATCCGGTACTTccaaaaaatatcgatgcatCGCTTCAATGAAACGTTTCTG from Diorhabda sublineata isolate icDioSubl1.1 chromosome 8, icDioSubl1.1, whole genome shotgun sequence carries:
- the LOC130447463 gene encoding xenotropic and polytropic retrovirus receptor 1, yielding MKFAEHLSAHITPEWRKQYINYEEMKSMLYMAVEETPSAESVEPEVVTRHLANFEEQFFLYCDKELKKINTFYAEKLAEATRKFASLNSELKDSINQINFPKKKNLNKKSVPTRKIQELKLAFSEFYLSLILLQNYQTLNHTGFRKILKKHDKLLSTDIGVKWREEHVETSHFFINKDIDKLINDTENAVTNELEGGDRQRAMKRLRVPPLGEQQSPWTTFKVGLFSGSFIVLLIAVVLSAVFHDGSTENLKIAFRLYRGPLLIIELLFLIGVNIYGWRSSGVNHVLIFELDPRNHLSEQHLMELAAIFGVVWALSLLNFLYSASLSIPPYVNPLALVVIMFVFLTNPLKVFRHEARFWFLKICGRMFGSPFFHVGFADFWLADQLNSLATAFLDFQFLACFYITNGNWLEAGDTTHCMETNYIIRPIVNCIPAWLRFAQCLRRYYDSKDAFPHLVNAGKYSTTFLVVIFSTLKKVYKDDYASSSENPYMFLWIASQVLSSTYAYMWDIKMDWGLFDKSAGENRFLREETVYSSKVFYYFAIIEDFVLRFVWTISLYLTEYGYVSSDIMTSILAILEVFRRFVWNFFRLENEHLNNCGQFRAVRDISVAPIDSSDQIQIIRMMDKEDGVTNRERGKRKNNNKKKEDKKPLLQDETIMNFKSIPLSAVV